Genomic DNA from Bacteroides zhangwenhongii:
AATCGTTAGGATGAGCAAAATTATATAGCTCACTCCATTTAGGCGTTCCATCTAGAGTTATGTCATTCCCATTAGGACTACTATCCTTTAAAACTTTGCCACTGCCCTCATCACATTTCCAATATCCAATCAAACCATCCGTATTTCCTGATATCTGACGTGACATACCATCCTGAATTGCTGTTGGCGTCAAACATTTTTTCCAAAGACGAATCTGAGCAAATTCTACTTGCATACTATAACCGCCATAAGAGAAACTACCACCAGCAAGCGTCATACTCGAAAATGCATGCTCTCTCGTATCAGCCTTGCTAACATTCTTTGTTCCATCTTTATATAAAGTTATTTGGGTTCCATCATAAGTATAAGCAATATGATACCAAATATCAGGCCACCAAAATTCCTCACTATCCATATCAAATCCCGGATTATCCATATGAAATTGCAAAGTAGGAGCTATTTGGGCAACACCATCAGCCCAATAACGAGGCAATATCTGATTAAATAAAATAGGAGCAGAACCATCATGATAAATGTATTGTCTAAGCCATTTATTACTAAGTCCCACATAGCCATTAAGATCCCACTTATTATGATTATCAACTCTAAGCCAATATTCTATAGTCCATTGGTCGACTGGGATTTCATTTTTAAATCGAATCTGGGTAGTATTACTATTTTGTAAGATTACCGCTTTTTGTTTATTGGGAGAGGTCAGCAAATAAAGCATATGATTCGCATTTCCTTTCATCTCTATCGGTCCTTCAACAGAAGTAATTCTAATTGGAATAGCGTAAGCTTCACCATTTGGAGCCGTATATGGTTTTATAGTAAGATTAACAACAGGAGCCGATACATCGCCAGCAGTAATCGTTACTTCTTTTTCAAAACTCCTAAACTCTTCCGGAAGAACCTGATAATTCGCATCATTCCTTTGATTATAATCATCAAGCAATTGTTGATCAATATCCAAAGTTACAGTTATATCTTGCTCAATAGCACGAACCAAACGAATAGTCAATGTTTTCACAACTTCGCCTTCATCAATCAATTGTGTCTCCATCTGTTGATCGAATTTATTAGAAGGTGCGGCCTCCTGAATATATAATCCATTATCAATGGCCTTCATTTCCGCATCATCACAACCAAAGACTGATGTCAGAATAATTACCAATACCACATATTTAGAAAATCTAATCATCTTCATAGTTTTCATTTTTAGTTATATTCATAGTATTAATGTTGGGCAGGATTCATCACCTGAATCACTTCGCGCATAAAAAAATAGTCATTTACCGGACGACACAAGTTAAAACGATACGCTCCTACACCACCGATACGTGCATCCAATCCTGAACGATAATACATAGACATTCCCTTTAAAGAATACGTCGTCACACCGTCACGAGTCGTAAACTGTGGTCCTCCATCTGATTTATGTTTCTCGAAGTCTTCACACCAAACTGTTTTACGAAGAATTGTAGCTTCATCTTCTATTGATCCGAATTTAGCCAACAGTTTATTGAAACGAGTATCTAAATCAGTATCACCCCGACTATAATATGCTTGAATCACATAATAATCCAATAGTCCACCGGATTCAGTATTCAAAGTCTGAGGTTCTCCATCCACCATAAGAATACGGCCTGTTCCCGACTTCGGTCCAAAATTCTTCGATAACTCATCAAGAAGAATGTGCATACGTTCCGGATGACTGGAAATGTTACCCGGATAACCGTAATTCGGTTCATAGTCAATATCAAAACCGTCATAGTCATACTTATTGACAGAATCCGCAATAACCCGTGCATATTTACGGATAGCAGCCTCAATACCCTCTGGGGAGCCATCACCATAGTGATTATTGTAAGTCGGATGATATCCGGTTGCATACCATCCCCAATAAGCTGCCATAGCTTCTGCATAAGAGTTATATTGCACACCGTCTACTACATGGTCATTCTCCACAGAAGCAGGTGTCATACTTCTACCAATATCCATGATATGCTGGCAATACAATATCCGAGTTCCTTTCTTTTCCCTAACCTCTTTAAGATCACTTTTCTGCGCTTCTGTCAAATTGAAAGCGCCGCCCCACAAAGATACTAAATCCATGGAGTCGGGAATACCTCTCAATTGGTTATTCATATTGTCACCTGTCCCCGACCAATCGCTATACCATCCAAAACAAATAGGATGATCTGTTTTTTTATATTCACGCAAGGCTCGATAGTAATCCTCGCTATTAATATTCACCGGTTCAGTAAATTTATTCTCCATTTCAGTCCAGTCACTACATTGCACAAATACTAGTACAGCGACAGACGCAAATATGAAATATATTAATTTTCTCATACTATAATCTTAAAATTAACCATTAATAATCTCTAATTTTTCAAAGCCCACCACAAATCTGTACCATTAGAGTCTCTCCCATCACTAAGCATAGTCACAGCAGCCTCCACATTTTCTTTATTCGTATTATACTCTGTGTCAGCAAAACGAAGACGGCGTTGCCCGCGAGCCGGTTTACAATCCGGATTTGCAGAATGTGTTGCCGGAAATATTTTCGGGAATCCCGTACGACGGAAATCCGACCAGCCATTTAAAGGATCCGGATAGAGAGCTATCCACTTTTGAGTAAGCACTCTCTCCAACATTTCCTCCGGAGTGGCACTTTTGTCCCATTTAATAGTGATAGTAGACAAATTACTATAATTGTCGGCAGAGTGATTGGGATCAACGTAATTTCCCGGTTTCGATTCATCATCAACCAAATACTCATCTACTCCGGTTACTTTAAATTCCTCAAATGACAACCGAATTCCCCGTTCATAGAAAGTCTCCGCATCACCCTGCATATCCCAGCCTTTCAGCTCGCCTTCAGCACGTAGGAAAGCTGCTTCTGCAGCATACATCACCGGTTGCGGCAATGTTTTATCAGTCGTTATCATCAGGTTACTATAGTTCTGATAATCAGAAGGACTTGGAGCTACCGAAGATCCCGAACGGACTCCTACATAATCTTCAGAAAAGCCAGCCGCTTGCTTAGTAAAATAAGCGGAACGTCGTGGGTCCTTATACCCATTCATATATGAGGTAATACAAGCATTAGCTCTCACTTCGCCCCATCCACTCACAATAGCATAGCCATTTTCATTGATACCACTGCTAGTTGTGTCATACGAACTATCGGAAACAGACTCCAACACACCACCACGTACAGCTTCTTCAGCTTTAGCCTGAGCATAATCTGCTACTCCGGACACCCGGATAGCCATTCTAAGTTTTAATGTATTGGCAAATTTCATCCATTTTTCGCAATTTCCGCCATAAAATTGATCTACTGCTGCCAAATCCTGGTTAATTCCCAATTCCGCTGCAGATTTCAATATAGTAATTACATTATCCAAATCATCGAACATGGCACGCCAGGCAGTCGGTTCGTCGTCATAAGCAGCCCTTATATCACCCGATTTCACTTTAGAGTAAGGGATAGGACCTTGCAGGGAGGCCATCATCTGCATTGCATAAATACGTGTCAACTGAGCCATAGCGTAGATAACACCCTTTTTCTCCGTAGCTTCCTCAATCCGGAAGAAGTTAGGATAAATGCGTGCATATATTTTAGCCCAGGTAGCAGCGTTATGATCCTCCATCGCATTGTAATAAGCAAAAAGATTTTCCCCTTTTGACCAAGTATTAGGTGCGGTAATTTGTCCGCTAAAACAAGCCCACATACAATTTATATGCTGACAGTCATTTTGCATAGGTGCTGCATATACATTAAACATTCCCGACAGCAATGTATTAGCCGGCACTTTAGAAGGCTGGTACGGATTGGTGTTGAAATCCTCAAAATTAGTAGTACATCCTGCCATCAAGCATATAACCGCACTTGCTCCAATATATTTTATTATCTTGTTCATACCTATATTTACTATTTAAAACTGAAATTTGACATTAAATCCAAAGTTTCTCGTACTTGGGAGCATATATGCATCAAATCCCTGATAGAAATTAGACGCAGCCGAAGTAGTCAGTTCCGGGTCGAAAGGTGCTTTGCAATAAATCATCCACAGATTCTTTCCTACAAGTCCGACAGTCATACCTAATTTATTGGCAAACCATTTCTTCGGCAATGTATAACTCAGGCTTAATTCACCCAAACGCACGTTTGTAGCACTATATGTATAGTAAACGGAAGCTGTTTGAATTGTCTGGAAGTAATTGCGCGCATCTATTTTGGCTTGATTAATCGGTACGCCACCCGCATCACGAACATCCGCACTAATTTTAGACACACCGGCAGCATTCAATACTGATTGCGTTTCACTTAGTACAATACCTCCAAAACGTCCGGTAAATGTCATACCCAGATTTATACCTTTATATCCGAATCCCAAATTCCATCCCATATTCATCTTTGGCAAGATAGATCCCAAATGAGTTTCCTTATTTTCAAGGGCAAGACCTACTCCTTCCTCATTAAGGATATATCCATTGAGATCGCGTTTCAGCACTTTCTGACCATATACATCTCCCATTGAACCACCTACACGCAAAAGCAGACGGGCATCTAATTGTCCATAATGCAAAACATCCAACTCCGGCATTACGATCGGCTCTCCGGTAGCATAATTATAAGCGCCATCAGCTAATTGTTTTATTTCATTACGATTCCAAGTCAACGTATAATTAGTGTTGAAAGAGAAATCTCCCCACTTCTTATCATATCCTAAAGACATTTCAATACCTTCATTCATAATATTTCCACTTTGGATAGGAATAGATGAATATCCGGAAGAAGCAGACAAAGTTGCATGGAAAGTCTGATTGTAAGTATTGGAACGATAGTAAGTTAAGT
This window encodes:
- a CDS encoding BT_3987 domain-containing protein; its protein translation is MKMIRFSKYVVLVIILTSVFGCDDAEMKAIDNGLYIQEAAPSNKFDQQMETQLIDEGEVVKTLTIRLVRAIEQDITVTLDIDQQLLDDYNQRNDANYQVLPEEFRSFEKEVTITAGDVSAPVVNLTIKPYTAPNGEAYAIPIRITSVEGPIEMKGNANHMLYLLTSPNKQKAVILQNSNTTQIRFKNEIPVDQWTIEYWLRVDNHNKWDLNGYVGLSNKWLRQYIYHDGSAPILFNQILPRYWADGVAQIAPTLQFHMDNPGFDMDSEEFWWPDIWYHIAYTYDGTQITLYKDGTKNVSKADTREHAFSSMTLAGGSFSYGGYSMQVEFAQIRLWKKCLTPTAIQDGMSRQISGNTDGLIGYWKCDEGSGKVLKDSSPNGNDITLDGTPKWSELYNFAHPND
- a CDS encoding glycoside hydrolase family 18 codes for the protein MRKLIYFIFASVAVLVFVQCSDWTEMENKFTEPVNINSEDYYRALREYKKTDHPICFGWYSDWSGTGDNMNNQLRGIPDSMDLVSLWGGAFNLTEAQKSDLKEVREKKGTRILYCQHIMDIGRSMTPASVENDHVVDGVQYNSYAEAMAAYWGWYATGYHPTYNNHYGDGSPEGIEAAIRKYARVIADSVNKYDYDGFDIDYEPNYGYPGNISSHPERMHILLDELSKNFGPKSGTGRILMVDGEPQTLNTESGGLLDYYVIQAYYSRGDTDLDTRFNKLLAKFGSIEDEATILRKTVWCEDFEKHKSDGGPQFTTRDGVTTYSLKGMSMYYRSGLDARIGGVGAYRFNLCRPVNDYFFMREVIQVMNPAQH
- a CDS encoding SusD/RagB family nutrient-binding outer membrane lipoprotein encodes the protein MNKIIKYIGASAVICLMAGCTTNFEDFNTNPYQPSKVPANTLLSGMFNVYAAPMQNDCQHINCMWACFSGQITAPNTWSKGENLFAYYNAMEDHNAATWAKIYARIYPNFFRIEEATEKKGVIYAMAQLTRIYAMQMMASLQGPIPYSKVKSGDIRAAYDDEPTAWRAMFDDLDNVITILKSAAELGINQDLAAVDQFYGGNCEKWMKFANTLKLRMAIRVSGVADYAQAKAEEAVRGGVLESVSDSSYDTTSSGINENGYAIVSGWGEVRANACITSYMNGYKDPRRSAYFTKQAAGFSEDYVGVRSGSSVAPSPSDYQNYSNLMITTDKTLPQPVMYAAEAAFLRAEGELKGWDMQGDAETFYERGIRLSFEEFKVTGVDEYLVDDESKPGNYVDPNHSADNYSNLSTITIKWDKSATPEEMLERVLTQKWIALYPDPLNGWSDFRRTGFPKIFPATHSANPDCKPARGQRRLRFADTEYNTNKENVEAAVTMLSDGRDSNGTDLWWALKN